The Colletotrichum destructivum chromosome 7, complete sequence genome contains the following window.
tccagtGCCGAAGACGGGCACTTGACGCAAGTTTCGACTCTGTCTCCAGCGACATCAATCCGACCGACAACAACCCCGAGTCATCGCTGCCCCGGTATGCCTGCTCACTCCGATCATTCCGTTCAAGAGGACAGCCACGGTGTCGTGGTGCGGGTGCCTGACAGTGCTTCCAGGGCAGCGGAGAATGAGAAGAACGGCGCTTCGCCGACGAGTCCTGATGGCGACCGGTCGAGTGAGCCGGTAGAATTTAAAGAAGGCGGCTACGGATGGTGAGTCTTCTGGCCCCAATGTGCCGATCAAATTCGTAGTACATGACATGATTTGCTAACACGGTCGGACATGTagggtcgtcgtcggttgCGTCTTTCTCATCAACGCTCACACCTGGGGCTTGAACTCGGTAGGTGGATCAGACTTCTCATTCGTTGACGTGACGCAAGACACGGCGGTGCTGACGGGTGAGCACAGTCTTATGCCGTTTTCCTCGCCTACTATCTCAACTCCGGAGCCTTTCCCGACGCAAGCCCCATCGTTCTGGCTTTCGTCGGCGGCTTGTCCTTCTCCGTCGGTGAGTCTCACTCCCCACCGGGTTCCCCGGATTTTCCCTCGtcatctcactcacaccCCCGGGCCAGCTCTGCTCATCGCCCCGATTGTAACCTTTTGCATCCCCCGTATCGGAACTCAACCGActctcggcatcggcgtcgtcgtccaagcGTAAGTCCTGTCCACGTCCACCTCCGCATTCTTCCCTCCGGATCCTGACACGCCGGTTCCCCTTTCCAGCGCGGCCCTCATCGGCGCCTCTTTTACAACCCAGATATGGCATCTCCTTCTATCCCAGggcatcggcttcggcgttGGAATGGGCTTCACCTTCAACTCCACCGTTGGCGTCGTTCCCCAGTGGTTTGTCACCCGCCGGTCTTTCGCCAATTCCATCGCCACTGCCGGctccggcctcggcggcctcatcTACTCCCTGGGAACCAATGCCATGATCCGTAACATCGGCCTGCCGTGGGCGTTCCGCATCCTCGCGATCCTGTCGTTCGTTGTGAACGGCGCGTGCTGTCTGATGATGAAAGACCGTAACAAGGCGCTCGGCAGCGTGCATGTCGCGTTCCACAAGGATATCTTCAAGAGGATCGAATTTTGGCTGTTCGTGTCCTGGGGCTTCTTTGGGCTGTTCGGGTACGTGATATCCGTCTTTTCGCTGGCGGATTACGCGCACACGGTCGGCTTCAATGCCAGCCAGGGGTCCATCCTGTCGGCGATGTTCAACTGTGAGTAGAACCCCCTACGTGTTTCCCTTATGCGGTGCAAGAGGTCTCGCAGGCTGACGTTGTCGCCTAGTGTCCCAAGGCATTGGGCGTCCCGTTATCGGGCTCGTCAGCGACCGCTTCGGCCGCATCAACGTTGCTGGGCTGGGCACCCTtatcgccggcctcgcgACGTTCTTCATTTGGATCTTCGCCGGCAAGTATTTCGCTGGCACCATTGTCTTTGCGCTTTTCGGCGCTTTTGCCGGCGTGCTCTGGCCGACCGTTGGACCCGTCGGTGCCGAAGTCGTCGGGATCCAGCTCCTCCCATCGGCGCTGTCCATCTTCTGGATGATCCTTGTCATCCCGGCAACCTTTGCCGAGCCCATCGCTTTAACGATCAAAACCTCGGGGGTTGACGCGTATCTGAACGTCCAGCTTTTCACTGGTGTCATGTACATCGCGGCCTTCGTATCAAGTAAGTCGACAAGCCAGGTTGAAGATGCTAGCTGTCTAATTGAAACCGTAGTTTGGTTCCTTCGAGTTTGGAAAATCAGAGAACTAGAGACGATCGCTCTCTCAGAAGAACAGCATGAAGACGTTTTGCGCAatgacgacgccgtctccttgacgacctcgaggcgaACGGGTCTCAACCCAGGCATCTTTAGGTCCATACTTCAGGGCATGCTGACATTGAAGCGTGTTTGAAGGATCTATCAAGGGGACATTGCGGAAACAACATTTACTCATAGAAGAATGGCTCCTAGACTCGATGCCAAGTTCAAACCGCTTACAAAATCAATCACCTTGCCGTCTAAACAACCTTCATTTCAACCAATCAGTCTCCAGAATCCCGGGATGTAACTCGCCATCAGCCCTCTGACAACTCTGTACAACACTTCGGGTACGTATCTTGCAACCCCTTGCTTCGCCAGGCCCGAGGTAACACCTACAGCTCCGATGCCTTTGTacgcctcctccgtcgccaGTTCCACAAACGCCGCACCGAGGTCTCCGTATGAAACGGCCACCCCGACGGACTCGACGCTGATTGAATACCCGCtggcctcttcctcgatgATCGCCGGTGGCTGCACGAGCAGCAACTCCATCAGTCCCGGCTCGGCTTGCAACGTCTCATGGGCCTTGAGGAGGTCGGCGTAGGGGTAGTAGAATGCGTTCTTGATGGCCCACTCCACGGCAGCCGGTGTCTTCGCACTAAAGCGCTCATTCCAAGTCGCCGACGAGAGCAGGAGAAAGCGCGGTCTTGCCCAGTCCCCTCCAGCGTCATCCTTGAGTTGCTTCAGCGCTGCAACCATTGCTTTTGTGCCGTCTTGAAGCACGCGGACGGTGGgcttgttgtcgttgtcgccgagCGTACAGATGATGGTGTCGGCGCCTTCGAGGCACTTCTTCACGCCGGAGACGTCGGTGACTTGGCCTTCGAATATCTCGACATTGTGGTCGGCTTTGAATTGCGGGAACTTGGAGATGAGCTTCTCGCGAGAGCGGACGAAGATCTTCAGCCTAAAGGGGTTGTTGGGCTTCGCAAGGAGGGCTTTTAGGGTTTCACTTCCGGTGCGTCCCGTTGCGCCAAAGAAAGCCAGGGTGCGGCCGTTGCTTGGTGTGGTTTCCGCCGACATGGTGGTAATGTGTAGTATCTCTCTCGATTCTCAAAGGTTTTTTATTAACTACTTGACTGGAAATGTCCATGGGCGCAGGGCCGGGACGCAGATTTATACTCAACATCTGTGACGGTTAAGATACTTACTTTCGTCTCTTTTGGTCCGATGACGTTATGAGGGGTGAGCAGGCGGGTTTTGGCCGGACACCATCCTGACCGGCTTGATCTGGACAAATGCGAAAGGTCGGTCCGTGGGAAAGAACGCCCCATAAGAATGAGCCGGATATCTTCGAGATGAACCCAAGGCAATTCAAGCACGGGGTAATGGATTGTCCAGTCTGGATCGACTCATCGAGCGGCCCGTCTGCTACGACGACTTAGCGCAAGATCGTCGTCATAGACTCTGCGAGCCCTTGGTGCACGGCGGCAAACATTCGCCGAGCACGCGAGCGTCATAGTCTCATAGGCTCCGCGAGAAGTCATGTAACCCCAGCTCCACCGCCATGCAACAAGGCACGAGCTCAGTTAGGGGAAGGGGTGTCGTTTTGGTTAAATTGGAGATGCAGTGTCTTTTTTTCGGTAGTCGGTGACTGAAATGTCCGCTTTTTGTCCGGTCCGATATTTCGGTCTCTGGGTCGATTGTCAATTGATGAAAGGCCGAGACTGAGGTGAACCAGCGTTTTCACATGTCCGAGATTTCCGAGCTCCGACCTAAAACATCCGTTCATCTACCGAGGAGTCCAAGTGAACTGTCGAGGTTGCGTATAAGAGAGGATGGAAATGGACATATTGCTGGCCGAAGAGCAGTAGGTCAGTATTGAACGACCAGCCATGGCAGTTGCACCGGTTCAATCATAGAGCAAAAACGTAATTTAAATTTACACCTTATTGATTCTTGTCTTGCTCGCACAGCATTCTAAGACCGCAGATCCACGTGGGAGCCAGGATAACGTTTCGCTCGACGTCAAGAGAAGAACACCTAAACTATATGTGCGAAGTCTATTGATTCCCGAACGTCAATCTAAAAGCCAATCTCAACCTTACATGAGTCCAATCAAAACAACCCCTTTGACCGTGCATGATGATGCTTGAATCTACATAGTGCATAGCTGTGAGTCTATGTTCGGATGTTCTCACAAACAGAGTCAACAGACGTACCTAAAAATCAATGTCGGCCCGCTCATTGTACCAAGTCTCCCTGCATTCAGCCCTGGCAGAGCCTGCCGCGACAAATCCACTCGTCGCCGACTTTGGTGCAGGTGCACTGTCTagcgacgagctcggcgggcTCGGTGACGGGAGCAGCGGCGACAAGAGCAGCAAAGACTGCGGCAAATGCGATGATGGATAACTTCATTGTGTCAGAGAAATAGTTGCTTAGATTCTTAAGGTTGGGTGGGAGTT
Protein-coding sequences here:
- a CDS encoding Putative NAD(P)-binding domain, NAD(P)-binding domain superfamily, whose protein sequence is MSAETTPSNGRTLAFFGATGRTGSETLKALLAKPNNPFRLKIFVRSREKLISKFPQFKADHNVEIFEGQVTDVSGVKKCLEGADTIICTLGDNDNKPTVRVLQDGTKAMVAALKQLKDDAGGDWARPRFLLLSSATWNERFSAKTPAAVEWAIKNAFYYPYADLLKAHETLQAEPGLMELLLVQPPAIIEEEASGYSISVESVGVAVSYGDLGAAFVELATEEAYKGIGAVGVTSGLAKQGVARYVPEVLYRVVRGLMASYIPGFWRLIG
- a CDS encoding Putative major facilitator superfamily, MFS transporter superfamily; protein product: MPAHSDHSVQEDSHGVVVRVPDSASRAAENEKNGASPTSPDGDRSSEPVEFKEGGYGWVVVGCVFLINAHTWGLNSSYAVFLAYYLNSGAFPDASPIVLAFVGGLSFSVALLIAPIVTFCIPRIGTQPTLGIGVVVQAAALIGASFTTQIWHLLLSQGIGFGVGMGFTFNSTVGVVPQWFVTRRSFANSIATAGSGLGGLIYSLGTNAMIRNIGLPWAFRILAILSFVVNGACCLMMKDRNKALGSVHVAFHKDIFKRIEFWLFVSWGFFGLFGYVISVFSLADYAHTVGFNASQGSILSAMFNLSQGIGRPVIGLVSDRFGRINVAGLGTLIAGLATFFIWIFAGKYFAGTIVFALFGAFAGVLWPTVGPVGAEVVGIQLLPSALSIFWMILVIPATFAEPIALTIKTSGVDAYLNVQLFTGVMYIAAFVSIWFLRVWKIRELETIALSEEQHEDVLRNDDAVSLTTSRRTGLNPGIFRSILQGMLTLKRV